The following proteins are encoded in a genomic region of Dokdonia donghaensis DSW-1:
- a CDS encoding metal-dependent hydrolase family protein, translating into MKHTLSLLLACLVSMTTFAQETLLHCGKIIDTQNGKVLKEQTITILGNQIVSVEKGYASAKAGQSIIDLKTKTVMPGFIDMHVHIEGETNPKQYLETFTKNEADIAFTAAEIAERTLLSGFTTVRDLGGSGVNVSLRNAINSGTTRGPRIYTAEKAIGTTGGHADPTNGFKKVNMGDPGPAQGVINSVDDARKAVRQRYKNGADLIKITATGGVLSVSKNGDNPQFRQEEVDEIVRTAKEYGMHVAAHAHGKEGMQRAIKAGVQTIEHGSFMDEETVQLMKKHNTYLVPTLSAGKYVAAKAKVKGYYPDIIIPKIEKVDATLKKTFTMVAKSGVNIAFGTDAGVFPHGENAKEFRYMVDYGWSPMFSIQSATITNGKLLDMEGKLGVLAPGYLADIIATDDDPTQNITTTESVSFVMKDGLIYKK; encoded by the coding sequence ATGAAACATACGCTATCCCTTCTACTTGCTTGCCTAGTGAGTATGACCACTTTTGCACAAGAAACGTTACTACATTGTGGTAAAATAATAGATACTCAAAATGGTAAAGTTTTAAAAGAGCAAACCATTACCATACTGGGTAATCAAATTGTGAGTGTTGAGAAGGGGTACGCTTCCGCGAAAGCTGGACAAAGCATAATTGATCTTAAAACCAAAACGGTAATGCCTGGTTTTATAGATATGCACGTGCACATAGAAGGCGAGACAAACCCGAAACAGTATCTTGAGACTTTTACTAAGAATGAGGCAGACATAGCCTTTACAGCAGCCGAAATTGCAGAAAGAACATTACTATCAGGCTTTACAACAGTAAGAGATCTAGGCGGCTCTGGAGTAAATGTATCTTTAAGAAACGCCATTAACTCAGGAACCACTCGAGGTCCTCGTATATATACTGCCGAAAAGGCCATAGGAACCACAGGAGGCCACGCAGACCCTACTAATGGTTTTAAAAAGGTAAATATGGGCGACCCTGGTCCAGCCCAAGGTGTTATAAACAGTGTAGATGACGCAAGAAAGGCGGTAAGACAACGTTATAAGAATGGTGCTGACCTTATAAAAATCACAGCCACCGGAGGTGTTCTTAGTGTGAGTAAAAATGGTGATAACCCACAATTTAGACAAGAAGAGGTAGATGAGATTGTACGAACTGCAAAGGAGTACGGAATGCACGTAGCTGCACACGCACACGGTAAAGAAGGGATGCAACGTGCTATTAAAGCGGGTGTGCAGACCATTGAGCACGGCTCATTTATGGATGAAGAAACGGTACAGCTTATGAAAAAACACAACACCTATCTCGTACCCACCTTATCCGCAGGAAAGTACGTCGCTGCCAAGGCTAAAGTAAAAGGTTACTACCCAGACATCATCATACCTAAAATTGAAAAGGTAGATGCTACGCTCAAAAAGACATTTACAATGGTTGCAAAATCTGGAGTAAATATTGCTTTTGGGACCGATGCGGGCGTCTTTCCTCACGGTGAGAATGCAAAGGAGTTTAGATATATGGTAGATTATGGATGGAGCCCTATGTTTTCAATACAATCTGCAACTATTACAAACGGGAAACTTCTAGATATGGAAGGTAAACTAGGTGTACTAGCCCCAGGCTACCTCGCAGACATTATAGCTACAGATGATGACCCTACACAAAATATAACAACTACAGAAAGCGTCTCTTTTGTTATGAAAGATGGATTAATCTATAAAAAATAA
- a CDS encoding OmpA family protein, producing MKQRLLKSLLASIMCLLCFTVTAQEGKVREATENFDQYAFVDARNLYLRVAERGFRSPEVLKKLGDAYYLTADYKQAAKWYGELLGSESDTLVANAEYYFRYAQSLKSMKRYDLADTQMDIFNRLNGDDSRAERYVAERDYLKEIEAQSGRYTIGKVSFNSELQDFGPSYYGEDLVFSSNREVATGDYIHDWNDQPFLDLFVVRDTETNDPTINRLSNEINTPYHESTSVFTENGDVVYFTRNNYSKKTKLKRDEDGTTKLKLYVSEKSNDGWSVPVELPFNSDEFSTAHPALSPEEDILYFASDRPGTKGLSDLWMVTINGDGSYGEPVNLGDRINTEGRETFPFISSDNKLFYASDGHLGLGGLDIFVSKLDAAGSIGDSYNVGKPVNSSADDFGLILNEELGTGYFASSRATGLGNDDIYSFERKQKLLTDCAQNITGVTKDVKTDRILPQATVELRNIANEVVGTKISDNAGRFSFPDVDCNTSYIVRASKSLYEPAEAIVNTTSEVGLVLNRDLYLKPPLKIELGDDLAKTLELNPIYFDFDKHNIRPDAALELEKVIAVMREYPSLKIDVRSHTDSRAPDAYNMSLSQRRNVSTIRYIVDQGGISMSRLTGRGYGETQLTNACGNGIECTEEEHQLNRRSEFIIVAK from the coding sequence ATGAAACAAAGATTACTAAAGAGCTTACTAGCATCAATAATGTGTTTGCTGTGCTTTACTGTTACGGCACAAGAGGGTAAGGTACGGGAAGCGACTGAAAATTTTGATCAATATGCCTTTGTAGATGCTCGTAATTTATATTTACGAGTTGCAGAGAGAGGTTTTAGATCACCAGAGGTTTTAAAGAAACTAGGTGATGCCTATTATCTCACTGCCGATTATAAGCAGGCTGCAAAGTGGTATGGTGAACTTTTAGGTTCAGAAAGTGATACGCTTGTTGCAAATGCTGAGTATTACTTTAGATATGCTCAGTCCCTTAAGAGTATGAAGCGCTATGACCTGGCAGATACTCAAATGGATATTTTTAATAGGTTAAATGGAGATGATTCTCGAGCAGAGCGTTATGTAGCCGAGCGTGATTACTTAAAGGAAATCGAAGCACAGTCTGGTAGATATACCATTGGGAAGGTTTCTTTTAACAGTGAGCTTCAAGATTTTGGTCCTAGTTACTATGGTGAGGATCTTGTTTTTTCTTCAAATCGCGAAGTGGCTACTGGAGACTACATACACGATTGGAACGATCAACCTTTTTTAGATCTTTTTGTTGTAAGAGATACAGAGACTAATGATCCTACTATTAATCGTTTATCAAATGAGATAAACACTCCTTATCACGAGAGTACTTCTGTGTTTACAGAAAATGGAGATGTTGTTTACTTTACAAGAAATAACTATTCAAAGAAGACAAAGTTAAAGAGAGATGAGGATGGTACGACAAAGTTAAAGCTATATGTGAGTGAAAAATCTAATGATGGTTGGTCTGTTCCTGTAGAGCTTCCTTTTAATAGTGATGAGTTTTCTACTGCACACCCTGCTTTAAGTCCTGAAGAAGATATTTTATACTTTGCCTCAGATAGGCCTGGTACAAAAGGCTTAAGTGATTTATGGATGGTAACCATTAATGGGGATGGTAGTTATGGTGAGCCTGTAAATCTAGGCGATCGTATCAATACCGAGGGTAGAGAGACGTTTCCTTTTATCAGTTCAGATAACAAGCTTTTTTATGCTTCAGATGGGCATCTTGGTTTAGGAGGTCTTGATATTTTTGTTAGTAAGTTAGACGCGGCTGGTAGTATAGGAGATTCTTACAATGTAGGTAAGCCTGTAAATAGTAGTGCAGATGATTTTGGGTTGATATTAAACGAGGAACTTGGCACGGGTTATTTTGCCTCTAGCAGGGCTACAGGTCTTGGTAATGATGACATTTATAGTTTTGAGCGTAAACAAAAGTTGCTTACAGATTGTGCTCAGAATATTACAGGAGTTACAAAGGATGTAAAGACCGATAGGATACTTCCTCAAGCTACGGTAGAGTTACGCAATATTGCAAATGAAGTTGTAGGGACAAAAATAAGCGACAATGCGGGACGTTTTAGTTTTCCAGATGTAGATTGTAATACATCATACATAGTGCGTGCTAGTAAGTCTTTATATGAGCCAGCAGAGGCTATAGTAAATACAACATCAGAGGTGGGGCTAGTTTTAAACAGAGATTTATACTTAAAACCACCATTAAAGATAGAGTTAGGAGACGATCTTGCAAAAACACTAGAGCTTAATCCTATCTACTTTGATTTTGATAAACATAACATTCGTCCAGATGCTGCATTAGAGCTTGAGAAGGTTATCGCAGTAATGAGGGAGTACCCAAGTCTTAAGATCGATGTGCGATCACATACAGACAGTAGAGCTCCAGATGCTTATAATATGAGTCTATCTCAGCGTAGAAATGTATCTACAATACGATACATAGTAGATCAGGGCGGTATTAGTATGTCCCGACTTACTGGTAGGGGATATGGAGAGACCCAACTTACTAATGCTTGTGGTAATGGTATAGAATGTACAGAAGAGGAGCACCAACTTAACAGAAGGTCTGAATTTATTATAGTGGCAAAATAA
- a CDS encoding type IX secretion system membrane protein PorP/SprF has protein sequence MKKCFNTIFVVSLLILTLSTVQLNAQQDAQYTQYMYNTLSINPAYAGSRGGVSVLGLHRSQWVGLDGAPRTQTASIHSPIGDSQRVGLGLNIVQDDIFITSETYVDLAFSYSIPTSDIGKLSFGLKGGVHLLDVNYSEASPFQNGDALIQNNIDNQFSPQIGVGLFYSTDRFYAGLSAPNLLETDHFDDSQNTNDPNATYLATERINYYLTSGYVFDITPDFKLKPAAIAKWVSGAPLQVDVTANALLYDRLTLGAAYRWSAALSGLVGFQVTDSLMIGFAYDRETTELQQFNDGSYEVFLRFEILKKPKRLISPRFF, from the coding sequence ATGAAAAAATGTTTTAACACTATATTTGTTGTGTCATTGCTCATTTTAACCCTGAGTACAGTTCAGTTAAATGCCCAGCAAGACGCACAGTATACACAGTATATGTATAATACGTTAAGTATTAACCCTGCTTATGCGGGTTCACGTGGTGGTGTTAGTGTGCTGGGTCTTCACAGAAGTCAGTGGGTTGGTCTGGACGGCGCACCTCGTACACAAACCGCTTCTATTCATTCTCCTATAGGAGACTCTCAGCGTGTAGGTTTAGGTCTTAATATCGTTCAAGATGATATTTTTATCACCAGTGAGACCTATGTAGACCTTGCCTTTAGTTACTCAATACCTACATCAGATATTGGTAAGCTTAGTTTTGGATTAAAAGGTGGGGTACATTTATTAGATGTAAACTATTCAGAGGCTTCGCCATTTCAGAATGGTGATGCGCTTATTCAGAATAATATAGACAATCAGTTTTCTCCTCAAATAGGAGTGGGGTTATTTTATTCTACAGATCGTTTTTATGCTGGTTTAAGTGCTCCAAATTTATTGGAGACCGATCACTTTGATGATAGCCAAAACACGAACGATCCTAATGCTACCTATCTCGCTACCGAGCGTATTAACTACTACCTCACTTCAGGTTATGTTTTTGATATTACTCCAGACTTTAAGTTAAAACCTGCTGCTATTGCAAAGTGGGTATCTGGAGCACCATTACAAGTAGACGTTACCGCAAATGCTTTGTTATACGATAGATTAACCTTAGGTGCTGCTTATAGGTGGAGTGCTGCTTTGAGTGGTCTTGTAGGTTTTCAAGTGACAGATAGTTTAATGATAGGCTTTGCTTATGATCGTGAGACTACCGAGTTGCAACAGTTTAACGACGGTAGTTACGAGGTGTTTTTAAGGTTTGAGATTTTAAAGAAACCTAAGCGTTTGATTTCCCCTAGATTCTTCTAA
- a CDS encoding DegT/DnrJ/EryC1/StrS family aminotransferase: MKKIQMVDLKGQYATIKERVDSSIAEVIANTAFINGPEVKSFQTELEAYLGVKHVIPCANGTDALQIALMGLGLEQGDEVITADFTFAATVEVIALLKLTPVLVDVDPVDFNIDIEAIKRAITPKTKAIVPVHLFGRAANMDAIMDLAKEHNLFVIEDNAQGIGSNYTGRDGKKTKTGGIGHVGTTSFFPSKNLGCYGDGGAIFTNDDDLAHTIRGVVNHGMYVRYHHDVVGVNSRLDSIQAAVLRAKLPHLDSYNKARRDAARKYTEAFMSNKKIITPIVCDSCDCHVFHQYTLRVVDTDRDALVAHLNENGIPCGVYYPIPLHSQKAYKDERYNEADFPVTNAIVKDCISLPMHTELEDDQIAFITKTVIDFVNK, translated from the coding sequence ATGAAAAAAATACAAATGGTCGATCTTAAAGGCCAATACGCGACTATAAAAGAACGAGTAGACAGCAGCATTGCAGAGGTTATTGCAAACACTGCCTTTATAAATGGACCTGAAGTAAAAAGCTTTCAAACCGAACTGGAAGCGTATCTAGGTGTAAAGCACGTTATACCGTGTGCAAATGGTACTGATGCACTTCAAATCGCTCTAATGGGTCTAGGCTTAGAGCAAGGAGACGAGGTCATCACGGCAGATTTTACTTTTGCAGCTACTGTAGAGGTGATTGCCCTTTTAAAACTTACCCCAGTTCTTGTAGATGTTGATCCGGTAGATTTTAATATCGACATTGAAGCTATTAAGAGAGCTATCACACCAAAAACGAAGGCTATTGTGCCTGTTCACCTTTTTGGCAGAGCAGCAAATATGGATGCTATTATGGATTTAGCAAAAGAGCACAACCTCTTTGTTATAGAAGATAACGCACAAGGTATAGGTTCAAACTACACAGGTCGTGATGGTAAGAAAACAAAAACTGGAGGAATAGGTCACGTAGGTACAACATCGTTTTTCCCTTCAAAAAACTTAGGTTGCTATGGTGATGGCGGTGCAATATTTACAAATGACGATGACCTTGCCCATACCATAAGAGGTGTGGTAAATCACGGTATGTACGTACGATACCACCACGATGTAGTGGGGGTAAACAGTAGACTGGACTCTATACAAGCAGCAGTTTTAAGAGCAAAGCTGCCACATCTAGACTCTTATAACAAAGCGAGACGCGATGCTGCACGCAAGTATACAGAAGCCTTTATGAGTAATAAAAAGATTATTACACCTATAGTTTGTGATAGTTGTGATTGCCACGTTTTTCACCAGTATACACTACGAGTAGTAGACACAGATCGTGATGCTCTTGTAGCACACCTTAATGAGAATGGGATTCCTTGCGGCGTATATTATCCTATCCCATTACACAGCCAGAAAGCTTATAAAGATGAGCGATATAATGAGGCAGACTTCCCTGTGACTAATGCCATTGTAAAAGACTGTATCTCTCTACCTATGCACACAGAACTAGAGGACGACCAGATTGCTTTTATAACTAAAACCGTGATTGACTTTGTAAATAAATAA